Proteins from a single region of Syngnathus scovelli strain Florida chromosome 7, RoL_Ssco_1.2, whole genome shotgun sequence:
- the LOC125971858 gene encoding extracellular calcium-sensing receptor-like — protein sequence MGWFTFIFVVLLATSKADDQTCKLIGQTGFLEFSKEGDLLIGGIFSLARTRILDTHDYEAVPHSYCVKWNDRELKFVRTVMFTVEEINRNSQLLPGVSLGYRIYSGCGSENLIRAAIEAISQDESDCRGRIQALLGHSSSGVSEDINLLLSPLSIPQVSHLSTCACLSDKTLYPTFFRTVPSDRFQVLGLVQLMKYFDWRWVGIIYSASLYAEEGTTEFMVEAKKENICVEYRLVYKKTSSETHEAIVKMLRESSSKVVLLFMSLSYTKSFLSKMAAYNISGKHWVGSEAWITQQDLASVESRNILQGAMGFALPGASIPGLDDFLLDLKPQSDIIKAFWEKFFDCSFSPSNTSTLCTGGEDLKTVSSDYTDVSHFRATSNVYKAVYSVAYALDALLQCENGANPTTGSSCVNKSEVQPKMVLEHLKYVNFTTQYGAKVFFDNNGDSMVQYDLVNWHISDNDTVEIVNIGRYDTSFPEGRKFKLKEDAKIVWGGNSPEVPRSVCREPCPPGTRKAMNKNKPICCFDCFECPEGTISNQTDSPDCLTCPAEFWPNAEKDRCLPKPTEYLSYEEIMGALLTGLSCVGVFLAFLTFLIFLKHKDTPIIKANNSELSFLLLISLKLCFLCSLTFIGRPTEWSCMLRHTAFGITFVLCISCVLGKTVVVLMVFRATLPGKNVKMFGPLQQRLVVLALTLVQVLFCIIWLCTNPPFPAMNLKYYKEKIILECALGSAIGFWGVLGYIGFLALLCFLLAFLARKLPDSFNEAKLITFSMLIFCAVWIVFIPAYVSSPGKFTVAVEIFAILASSFGLLACIFVPKCYIIIFRPEKNSKKHLMGRIPPKTL from the exons ATGGGTTGGTTCACTTTCATCTTCGTCGTCTTGCTGGCAACCTCAAAGGCAGACGACCAAACATGCAAACTGATTGGGCAGACAGGTTTCTTGGAGTTCTCAAAGGAAGGGGATCTTCTGATAGGGGGCATTTTTTCCCTGGCAAGGACTCGAATATTAGACACCCATGACTACGAGGCGGTCCCTCATTCGTACTGCGTTAA GTGGAATGATAGAGAGCTGAAGTTTGTCCGCACTGTGATGTTCACGGTGGAGGAGATCAACAGGAACTCGCAGCTCCTGCCGGGAGTCAGTCTGGGCTATCGAATCTACAGCGGCTGCGGGAGCGAGAACTTGATCCGAGCGGCCATAGAAGCCATCAGCCAGGATGAGTCCGATTGCAGGGGGCGAATCCAAGCTCTCCTCGGTCACTCGTCATCCGGAGTGAGCGAGGATATCAACCTCCTTCTGAGCCCGTTGTCCATTCCGCAG GTCAGCCATCTTTCAACGTGTGCTTGTTTATCGGATAAGACCCTGTACCCCACCTTCTTCAGAACGGTGCCGAGCGACCGCTTTCAGGTGCTGGGCCTGGTGCAGCTCATGAAGTACTTCGATTGGCGCTGGGTGGGGATCATTTATAGTGCATCCTTGTATGCTGAGGAAGGCACGACTGAATTTATGGTTGAAGCAAAGAAGGAAAATATTTGTGTTGAATATCGGCTCGTTTACAAAAAGACCTCCAGCGAAACACATGAGGCCATTGTGAAGATGCTGAGGGAATCGTCATCAAAAGTGGTTCTGCTGTTCATGTCCTTATCCTACACCAAGTCCTTCTTATCTAAAATGGCCGCTTACAATATCAGCGGAAAGCACTGGGTCGGCAGCGAGGCTTGGATCACGCAACAGGACCTGGCTTCGGTAGAGAGCAGGAACATTCTCCAAGGGGCGATGGGCTTTGCGCTTCCAGGGGCTTCCATTCCTGGGCTGGACGACTTCCTGCTCGACCTGAAGCCCCAGAGCGACATCATAAAAGCTTTCTGGGAGAAGTTCTTTGACTGCAGCTTTTCTCCCTCCAACACGTCAACCCTGTGCACCGGTGGGGAGGACCTGAAGACGGTCTCTAGTGACTACACGGACGTGAGCCACTTCAGGGCCACGAGTAACGTGTACAAAGCCGTGTACTCGGTCGCGTATGCACTTGACGCTTTGTTGCAATGTGAAAATGGAGCCAATCCCACCACAGGAAGTTCCTGCGTGAACAAGAGCGAGGTCCAACCTAAGATG GTGTTGGAGCACCTTAAGTACGTGAATTTCACGACTCAGTACGGGGCCAAGGTATTCTTTGACAATAACGGCGACTCCATGGTCCAGTACGACTTAGTCAACTGGCACATAAGCGACAACGACACGGTTGAGATCGTGAACATCGGCCGGTATGACACGTCTTTTCCTGAGGGTCGGAAGTTTAAACTGAAGGAAGACGCCAAAATAGTCTGGGGAGGAAACAGCCCCGAG GTTCCCCGGTCCGTGTGCAGGGAACCGTGTCCTCCTGGGACCCGCAAGGCCATGAACAAGAACAAGCCCATATGCTGCTTTGACTGCTTCGAATGCCCTGAGGGGACAATAAGTAATCAGACAG ATTCTCCCGACTGTTTGACATGTCCAGCGGAATTCTGGCCCAATGCTGAGAAAGACCGTTGCCTTCCAAAACCCACCGAGTATCTTTCTTACGAAGAGATCATGGGTGCGCTTTTAACCGGGTTAAGCTGCGTTGGTGTTTTTTTAGCTTTTCTGACGTTCCTCATATTTCTGAAGCATAAAGACACTCCCATCATCAAGGCCAACAACTCGGAGTTGAGCTTCCTGCTACTCATCTCCTTGAAACTCTGCTTCCTCTGCTCTCTGACCTTCATCGGTCGGCCCACCGAGTGGTCCTGCATGTTGCGCCACACGGCCTTCGGTATCACTTTTGTACTCTGTATTTCTTGCGTTCTGGGCAAAACCGTGGTGGTGCTGATGGTTTTCCGAGCTACGTTGCCAGGTAAGAATGTGAAAATGTTTGGGCCGTTACAGCAGAGGCTTGTCGTTCTGGCTCTCACCCTGGTTCAGGTTCTGTTCTGTATCATTTGGCTTTGTACAAATCCACCATTCCCTGCTATGAATCTGAAATACTACAAGGAGAAGATCATCCTTGAATGTGCGCTGGGTTCCGCAATCGGGTTTTGGGGCGTGTTGGGTTACATCGGATTTCTGGCCCTCTTGTGTTTTCTACTTGCTTTTCTGGCCCGGAAGCTGCCGGACAGTTTTAATGAAGCCAAGCTGATCACGTTCAGCATGCTGATATTCTGCGCAGTGTGGATCGTCTTCATCCCCGCCTATGTCAGTTCCCCTGGCAAGTTCACAGTTGCCGTGGAGATTTTTGCCATCCTGGCCTCAAGTTTTGGATTGCTGGCTTGCATATTTGTTCCAAAATGCTACATTATTATCTTCAGGCCAGAGAAAAACTCCAAAAAACATCTCATGGGAAGAATACCACCAAAAACCCTTTAA
- the LOC125972177 gene encoding extracellular calcium-sensing receptor-like, whose translation MLGRTVLVSSLLSLLDFETASGCEMSGRFDMPSLLRRGDVMIGGIFPVFNKEIGRTVNFQYHPPGVECAGFDLRAFRWTQVMAFAIEEINNDTTLLPNISLGYRILNSCASPTNTLRAALTLAGGKQETEPSSSCFPAISALIAESGSSQSLAVAGTLGPFQVPIVSYFSTCACLSDNSKYPTFFRTIPSDYFQAKALAALVKRFGWRWIGAIQSDNDYGRHGVLAFQHEVEKFGVCVAFVGTILRTYSTEKLQVVVEMIKGSSVKVILAFVPEGDFYPLMKMMVQQNLTGIQWIASEAWITAARPSNPEIYRAFGGALGFVMPKMAIPKLKSFLTGISPYADANAAFVRKFWEIMVGCKAVLPGEQADTSQRICTGNETLTESQDDFFNVTELRVSYNVYKAVYAIAHALHQLLFCKSASGESARLCMNVSDIQPKQVMYHLQRVKFKNQFSDDVFFDQNGDPPASYDLINWQLRDGKVKHVTLGRFALADNGDYELSIQEEQIVWRTGKMVPVSVCSDECRVGTRKAQIKGKPICCFDCISCADGTIANTTGAADCTPCPKEFWSNERRDECVPKIIEFLTYHEPMGVALTVVSLLGASLSLATMLVFIYFRHTPVIKASNSELSIFLLFSLFLCFLCPLTFIGRPTTWVCMLRHTAFGLTFAFCISCVLGKTIVVVTAFKASFPGSKVAGKFGPRQQRVIVCSCTLVQILICVLWLKLNPPFPDTVFRHSDKIILECNTGSEAAFYAVLGYIGFLSLLCLVLAFLARKLPDNFNEAKLISFSMLIFCAVWITFIPAYVSSPGKFTVAVEIFAILASAFGLLVSIFAPKCYIILIKPEKNTKKHIMGKMLHTGP comes from the exons ATGCTGGGGAGAACCGTCCTCGTGTCTTCTCTCCTGTCTCTGTTGGACTTTGAAACAGCAAGCGGCTGCGAGATGTCCGGCAGGTTCGACATGCCGAGTCTTTTACGGAGAGGAGACGTTATGATTGGGGGCATTTTTCCAGTTTTTAATAAAGAGATAGGCAGGACCGTAAATTTCCAGTATCACCCTCCTGGAGTGGAGTGCGCGGG gttTGACCTTCGAGCTTTTCGATGGACTCAAGTGATGGCGTTTGCAATTGAAGAGATCAACAACGATACGACACTCTTGCCTAACATTTCACTCGGGTACAGGATCCTCAACTCGTGTGCATCTCCCACCAACACTTTACGAGCTGCTCTAACACTCGCTGGTGGAAAACAGGAGACGGAACCCAGCTCGTCTTGTTTCCCGGCTATATCTGCACTCATAGCGGAGTCCGGATCGTCGCAGTCTCTCGCTGTAGCCGGGACACTTGGACCGTTCCAAGTCCCCATT GTGAGTTATTTCTCAACGTGTGCCTGTTTAAGCGACAACTCAAAGTATCCGACATTTTTTCGAACCATTCCCAGCGACTACTTCCAGGCAAAAGCTTTGGCCGCCCTGGTCAAACGCTTTGGCTGGCGTTGGATCGGGGCCATTCAGTCGGACAATGACTACGGGCGTCACGGGGTCCTCGCCTTTCAACACGAGGTTGAAAAGTTCGGGGTTTGTGTGGCATTCGTCGGAACAATACTCCGGACGTACTCTACGGAAAAGCTCCAGGTCGTTGTGGAAATGATCAAAGGATCAAGCGTTAAAGTTATTCTTGCGTTTGTACCTGAGGGTGACTTTTACCCTCTGATGAAAATGATGGTGCAACAGAACCTCACAGGGATCCAGTGGATCGCCAGCGAGGCCTGGATAACCGCAGCGCGACCGTCCAACCCGGAAATTTACCGAGCATTCGGCGGGGCGCTCGGTTTTGTCATGCCTAAGATGGCCATTCCAAAGTTGAAGTCCTTCCTCACTGGTATCAGTCCTTACGCTGATGCCAACGCAGCGTTTGTGAGGAAATTCTGGGAGATAATGGTGGGCTGCAAAGCTGTTCTCCCAGGGGAGCAAGCTGACACTTCACAACGAATCTGCACCGGCAATGAGACGTTAACAGAATCCCAGGATGATTTCTTCAACGTCACTGAGCTGAGAGTTTCTTACAATGTGTACAAGGCCGTCTATGCTATTGCACATGCCCTGCACCAGCTGCTTTTCTGTAAATCTGCCAGTGGAGAATCAGCAAGACTGTGTATGAACGTGTCGGACATTCAGCCAAAACAG GTGATGTATCACCTCCAAAGGGTTAAATTTAAGAACCAATTCAGTGATGACGTCTTCTTCGACCAAAATGGTGACCCACCGGCTTCTTATGACCTCATCAACTGGCAGCTGAGAGACGGGAAGGTGAAACACGTGACGCTGGGTCGCTTTGCCTTGGCTGATAACGGCGACTATGAGCTCAGCATCCAGGAGGAGCAGATCGTGTGGCGAACGGGCAAAATG GTGCCGGTATCGGTTTGCTCTGACGAATGTCGGGTGGGTACCAGAAAAGCTCAAATAAAGGGAAAACCCATTTGCTGTTTTGACTGCATCTCGTGCGCTGATGGTACCATAGCCAACACGACAG GTGCAGCAGATTGCACGCCCTGCCCAAAAGAGTTCTGGTCCAATGAGAGGCGGGATGAGTGCGTTCCGAAAATCATAGAGTTCCTGACTTATCACGAGCCGATGGGCGTTGCGCTGACCGTCGTGTCGCTGCTGGGGGCCTCGTTGTCGCTGGCCACCATGCTGGTCTTCATCTACTTCAGACACACGCCGGTGATCAAGGCCAGCAACTCCGAGCTGAGCATCTTCTTGCTGTTTTCTCTCTTTCTGTGCTTCCTGTGCCCCCTCACGTTCATCGGCAGACCGACAACGTGGGTGTGCATGCTGCGCCATACGGCTTTCGGACTGACCTTCGCCTTCTGCATCTCCTGCGTCTTGGGCAAGACCATCGTGGTCGTGACGGCTTTCAAGGCCTCGTTCCCCGGAAGTAAAGTCGCCGGGAAGTTTGGGCCGAGGCAGCAACGGGTTATTGTTTGCTCTTGTACTCTGGTCCAAATATTAATATGTGTACTTTGGTTAAAATTAAATCCACCGTTTCCGGATACGGTTTTCCGACACAGCGATAAGATCATCTTAGAATGTAACACTGGTTCTGAAGCTGCCTTCTATGCCGTGCTGGGTTACATCGGTTTTCTTTCCCTTCTGTGTTTAGTTCTGGCATTCCTTGCGAGAAAGCTGCCGGATAATTTCAACGAGGCTAAATTGATCTCATTTAGCATGTTGATATTTTGCGCAGTGTGGATCACCTTCATCCCGGCGTACGTCAGCTCTCCCGGAAAGTTTACCGTGGCTGTGGAGATATTTGCTATTTTGGCTTCCGCTTTTGGTTTGCTTGTTAGCATTTTTGCACCGAAATGTTACATCATCCTAATAAAACCAGAAAAGAATACCAAAAAGCATATCATGGGGAAAATGTTGCATACCGGTCCTTGA